One uncultured Hyphomonas sp. genomic region harbors:
- a CDS encoding DUF1501 domain-containing protein has product MTLSRRHLLKGIGAGALSAATLTTLGNAMYGFQAANAAEVTGYKALVCIFLLGGCDTHDVLLPYDQSSYDSFRNIRSSMFGGYNGSRDRSQLLQLSPTNASDFGGRQFALPPEMSGVHDLFQSGNAAFVANTGPLIRPLNRSQWQSGTVPVPKQLFSHNDQQSTWAASAPEGAQYGWGGRFADASVLSGANTNREFSTITTVGNELFLTGQEVLPYQIGTNGADEIDILDDFNNSDITNLLRRHFSAADSNDSNLIEKDVARIADKSVVLNEAYNQAVANLVPISTQFPQSYLGSQMKAIANAIAIRDSLSVRRQVFFAAIGGFDTHSTQAADLPGHLSEVSAAITAFHAAMQELGVGNDVTTFTASDFGRTLAANGDGTDHGWGSHHLVVGGAVQGQRIYGDVPPAEFGHDQDADSGRLIPTISVEQYAEPLGRWFGLSDNELAAALPNLSNFTGTNPAQNIL; this is encoded by the coding sequence ATGACTCTTTCCCGCAGACACCTCCTCAAAGGCATCGGCGCCGGTGCGCTGAGCGCTGCAACGCTGACCACGCTTGGTAATGCCATGTACGGTTTCCAGGCGGCCAATGCCGCCGAAGTCACCGGCTACAAGGCGCTGGTCTGTATCTTCCTGCTGGGCGGATGCGACACGCACGATGTTCTCCTGCCTTACGACCAGTCGTCCTATGACAGTTTCCGGAATATCCGCAGCTCCATGTTCGGCGGATACAATGGCAGCCGGGACCGGAGCCAGCTGCTGCAACTGTCGCCCACCAATGCGAGCGATTTCGGCGGCCGCCAGTTCGCTTTGCCGCCGGAAATGAGCGGCGTGCACGACCTGTTTCAGTCAGGCAACGCAGCCTTTGTTGCCAATACCGGCCCGCTGATCCGGCCACTGAACCGCTCGCAATGGCAGAGCGGCACCGTGCCTGTGCCCAAGCAGCTGTTCTCGCACAATGACCAGCAGTCCACCTGGGCGGCGAGCGCACCGGAAGGCGCGCAATATGGTTGGGGCGGCCGGTTTGCCGATGCGTCCGTCCTGTCAGGGGCGAACACCAACCGGGAATTCAGCACCATCACGACGGTCGGGAACGAACTTTTCCTGACGGGACAGGAAGTTCTGCCCTACCAGATCGGCACGAATGGCGCGGACGAAATCGACATCCTCGACGATTTCAACAATTCCGACATCACGAACCTGCTGCGCCGCCATTTCTCGGCAGCCGATTCCAATGACAGCAACCTGATTGAAAAGGATGTGGCGCGGATCGCGGACAAGTCGGTTGTCCTCAATGAGGCCTACAACCAGGCCGTGGCGAACCTCGTCCCGATCTCGACCCAGTTCCCGCAATCCTATCTTGGCTCCCAGATGAAGGCGATCGCAAACGCCATCGCCATCCGGGACAGCCTGTCGGTACGGCGGCAGGTGTTCTTCGCAGCGATTGGCGGGTTCGATACCCACTCCACCCAGGCGGCTGACCTGCCTGGCCACCTCTCGGAAGTGTCAGCGGCGATCACCGCCTTCCACGCTGCCATGCAGGAGCTGGGCGTGGGCAATGACGTAACCACATTCACCGCGTCGGATTTCGGCCGCACGCTCGCCGCCAATGGCGACGGCACTGATCATGGCTGGGGCTCGCACCACCTCGTTGTGGGCGGCGCCGTTCAGGGTCAGCGGATCTATGGCGATGTGCCCCCGGCGGAATTCGGACACGACCAGGATGCCGACAGCGGCCGTCTGATCCCGACCATCTCCGTGGAACAATATGCCGAACCGCTCGGCCGCTGGTTCGGACTGAGCGATAACGAACTCGCCGCCGCCCTGCCGAATCTCAGCAACTTCACGGGCACCAACCCGGCGCAGAACATCCTGTAG
- a CDS encoding DUF1800 domain-containing protein produces the protein MKKSLAFTATAVSLAVLMTACGGGGGGTSSGGDSGGIPTPVSPPPPPPPPPPPPPPPPPPPPPASAGDIAFETRASTSRLLTQATFGPTTEDLDQLTGTSGAAWLVQEFAKPATLNLDWVVNFMDQPNSRTVEGYINDRGGAAPTYSFWINAITADDQLRQRVAFALSQIIVVSHHETASATYNRPRAVAYYQDILTRNAFGNYRDILEEITYSPAMGLYLTYYQSQKEDPATQRMPDENYAREIMQLFTIGLNELNLDGTEKTGADGQPIPTYDNTDVTGLAKVFTGLSLNSADFFDSIWDVPESLQSTPMKVFPEYHSTSAKTFLGVTIPAGTSGPESIDIALDTLFEHPNLAPFISRQMIQRMVTSNPSPDYVRRVATAFENGSYTLPDGNTVGDGRRGSMEALVAAILMDAEARSDDMLAFDTFGKIREPAIRFVQWARAFDASSVTPQNSFDPYDPTTRADLGQSPYESPSVFNFYRPGYIAPGSATGAVGMTVPELQITNSSTLVGYANFMAHFAFAEALNGNDQHNSSFIPDYTDERVLASDPAALVDHLNTLLASGQLSDEVRNNIVQTVGAIPLTNENVSNYDGQLTRIGTAVLMVMTSPDYLVQR, from the coding sequence ATGAAAAAATCATTGGCCTTTACGGCAACGGCTGTTTCGCTCGCGGTACTGATGACTGCGTGCGGCGGTGGCGGCGGCGGAACGAGCAGCGGAGGCGACTCCGGCGGCATACCCACGCCTGTGTCTCCCCCTCCGCCACCACCTCCTCCCCCGCCTCCGCCACCACCACCGCCGCCGCCCCCTCCGCCGGCGTCTGCCGGGGATATCGCGTTTGAAACGCGGGCGAGCACGTCCCGTCTCCTGACGCAGGCGACGTTCGGCCCGACCACGGAAGATCTCGACCAACTGACCGGAACCAGCGGCGCGGCCTGGCTCGTCCAGGAATTCGCGAAACCGGCGACCCTCAACCTCGACTGGGTCGTGAACTTCATGGACCAGCCAAATTCCCGCACGGTCGAGGGCTATATCAATGACCGCGGCGGCGCAGCACCGACCTATTCCTTCTGGATCAACGCAATCACGGCGGATGACCAGCTGCGCCAGCGCGTTGCCTTTGCCCTGTCGCAGATCATCGTCGTGTCCCACCACGAAACCGCCAGCGCGACCTATAACCGGCCACGCGCGGTGGCTTATTACCAGGACATCCTCACCCGGAACGCTTTCGGCAACTATCGCGACATCCTGGAAGAGATTACCTATTCCCCGGCCATGGGGCTCTACCTGACCTATTACCAGAGCCAGAAGGAAGACCCTGCCACGCAGCGCATGCCCGACGAGAACTATGCCCGGGAAATCATGCAGCTGTTCACGATCGGCCTGAACGAGCTGAACCTCGACGGAACCGAGAAAACCGGCGCCGACGGACAGCCCATTCCGACCTATGACAATACCGATGTGACAGGGCTCGCCAAAGTCTTCACCGGGCTCAGCCTGAACAGCGCTGACTTTTTCGACTCCATCTGGGATGTGCCGGAAAGCCTGCAATCGACCCCGATGAAGGTGTTCCCCGAATATCATTCGACTTCGGCGAAGACCTTCCTCGGCGTCACGATCCCGGCGGGCACGAGCGGACCGGAGAGCATCGATATCGCGCTCGACACACTCTTCGAACATCCGAATCTCGCGCCCTTCATCAGCCGGCAGATGATCCAGCGAATGGTCACCAGCAACCCGTCACCGGATTATGTGAGGCGGGTGGCAACGGCTTTCGAGAACGGAAGCTACACCCTGCCGGACGGAAACACCGTCGGCGACGGCCGCCGCGGTTCCATGGAAGCTCTGGTTGCCGCGATCCTGATGGATGCCGAGGCACGGTCCGATGACATGCTGGCCTTCGACACATTCGGCAAGATCCGTGAGCCGGCCATCCGCTTCGTGCAATGGGCCCGTGCGTTCGACGCCTCCAGCGTCACACCGCAGAACTCGTTCGACCCTTATGACCCGACGACGCGGGCTGACCTCGGGCAGTCTCCCTATGAATCCCCGTCGGTCTTCAACTTCTACCGCCCGGGATATATCGCACCGGGCAGCGCCACCGGAGCCGTCGGCATGACTGTGCCGGAATTGCAGATCACGAACAGTTCCACCCTGGTCGGCTACGCCAATTTCATGGCGCACTTTGCCTTCGCCGAAGCACTGAATGGCAATGACCAGCACAATTCCAGCTTCATCCCGGACTATACCGATGAACGCGTCCTGGCGAGCGACCCAGCCGCCCTGGTCGATCATCTCAACACGCTGCTCGCTTCCGGCCAGCTGTCGGATGAAGTGCGGAACAATATCGTACAGACGGTTGGCGCCATTCCTTTGACGAATGAGAACGTCTCAAACTATGACGGACAGCTGACCCGGATCGGCACAGCCGTCCTGATGGTCATGACGTCCCCTGATTACCTTGTGCAGCGTTAG
- a CDS encoding ATP12 family protein: MTTSPSDKPKRFYKEAAAEQMPGGWTVTLDGRSIKTPARAPLCLPSQRLARAIAAEWNDQDEIIDLMSMHLTRLANVAIDRTPEARDEMADELARYCETDLVCHLAEGPVELVERQEAYWRPVRDWAGQELDILLVPVEGVLASPQPDASLEAARQVALDMDDFRLTGTVYACGLFGSALLALAVAEGQLSAADAFEVSRVDEAWQIEQWGEDDEAKAVTEARRKEARALETWMRGLG; the protein is encoded by the coding sequence ATGACAACTTCTCCTTCCGATAAGCCGAAGCGCTTTTACAAAGAGGCCGCCGCCGAGCAGATGCCGGGCGGCTGGACCGTTACGCTCGACGGGCGCAGCATCAAGACGCCCGCCCGGGCGCCACTTTGCTTGCCCAGCCAGCGGCTCGCCCGGGCCATTGCCGCCGAGTGGAACGATCAGGATGAAATCATCGATCTCATGAGCATGCACCTCACGCGGCTCGCCAATGTCGCCATCGACCGGACGCCCGAGGCGCGTGATGAAATGGCGGACGAACTGGCGCGCTATTGCGAAACCGACCTTGTGTGCCACCTCGCTGAGGGGCCCGTGGAACTGGTCGAGCGGCAAGAGGCCTATTGGCGCCCGGTCCGCGACTGGGCCGGGCAGGAGCTGGACATCTTGCTGGTGCCGGTGGAGGGGGTGCTTGCCTCGCCCCAGCCGGATGCGTCGCTGGAAGCCGCCCGTCAGGTGGCCCTGGACATGGACGATTTCCGCCTGACCGGCACGGTGTATGCCTGCGGCCTGTTCGGGTCTGCGCTGCTGGCGCTTGCCGTGGCCGAAGGACAGCTGTCTGCCGCCGACGCGTTCGAAGTGTCCCGCGTCGATGAGGCCTGGCAGATCGAGCAATGGGGCGAGGACGACGAGGCCAAAGCCGTCACCGAAGCCCGCCGGAAAGAAGCGCGCGCGCTGGAAACCTGGATGCGGGGCCTCGGTTAA